A single Rhinolophus ferrumequinum isolate MPI-CBG mRhiFer1 chromosome 12, mRhiFer1_v1.p, whole genome shotgun sequence DNA region contains:
- the CLIC3 gene encoding chloride intracellular channel protein 3, with protein MAETAKLQLFVKASEDCESVGHCPSCQRLFMILLLKGVPFTLTTVDMRRSPDVLKDFAPGSQLPILLYDGDAKTDTLQIEEFLEETLGPPEFPSLAPRYRESTTAGNDVFHKFSAFIKNPVPEQDDALYQLLLRALVRLDRYLRAPLEHELAREPQLRESRRRFLDGDQLTLADCGLLPKLHIVDTVCAHFRQAPIPAELRGVRRYLDSALQEKEFKYTCPHSSEILAAYRPAVQPR; from the exons ATGGCCGAGACCGCCAAGCTCCAGCTGTTTGTCAAG GCAAGTGAGGACTGTGAGAGCGTGGGACACTGCCCTTCCTGTCAGAGGCTCTTCATGATCCTGCTACTCAAGGGTGTGCCCTTCACGCTCACCACGGTGGATATGCGCAG GTCCCCAGATGTACTGAAGGACTTCGCCCCCGGCTCACAACTGCCCATCTTGCTGTATGATGGCGACGCCAAAACCGACACGCTGCAGATCGAGGAGTTTCTGGAGGAGACGCTGGGGCCGCCAGA ATTCCCCAGCCTGGCGCCCCGCTACAGGGAGTCCACGACCGCGGGCAACGACGTCTTTCACAAGTTCTCCGCGTTCATCAAGAACCCAGTGCCCGAGCAAGATGATG ccctgTACCAGCTGCTGCTGCGCGCCCTCGTCAGGCTGGACAGATATCTGCGCGCGCCCCTGGAGCACGAGCTGGCTCGGGAGCCGCAGCTGCGCGAGTCGCGCCGCCGCTTCCTGGATGGTGACCAGCTCACGCTGGCCGACTGCGGCCTGCTGCCCAAGCTGCACATCGTGGAT ACCGTGTGCGCGCACTTCCGCCAGGCGCCCATCCCCGCGGAGCTGCGCGGCGTCCGCCGCTACCTGGACAGCGCGCTGCAGGAGAAGGAGTTCAAGTACACTTGTCCGCACAGTTCCGAGATCCTGGCGGCCTACCGGCCCGCCGTCCAACCCCGTTAG
- the PAXX gene encoding protein PAXX isoform X4, whose translation MVPVPVPPPLLSPPLCTLPPGTGPARFVCYCEGEGVGAKGQGGFNIYVTDAAELWSTCFTPESLAALKARFGLSAAEDITRRFRTACEQQAVAFTLQEDGASLTVSGGPLALDLNLSKVPGPEAAPRLQALTLGLAERVCSLERRLTAAEETAASPRKSSRLVGPQQFLPDPDPQRGIPGPGVRRRCPGESLINPGFKSKKPASGVDFDDL comes from the exons ATGGTGCCGGTGCCggtgccgccgccgctgctgtcGCCGCCTCTCTGCACGCTGCCGCCGGGCACCGGGCCCGCGCGCTTCGTGTGCTACTGCGAGGGGGAAGGAGTTGGGGCCAAAGGCCAAGGCGGCTTCAACATCTA tgTGACAGACGCCGCGGAGCTTTGGAGCACCTGCTTCACGCCGGAGAGCCTGGCGGCCCTC AAAGCCCGTTTTGGCCTGAGTGCAGCTGAGGACATCACCCGCAGGTTCAG gacagcCTGTGAGCAGCAAGCTGTGGCTTTCACCCTGCAGGAAGACGGAGCATCCCTGACCGTTTCAGGGGGGCCCTTGGCACTGGACTTGAACCTCTCCAAGGTGCCAGGCCCAGAGGCAGCCCCCAGGTTGCAGGCACTGACACTGGGCCTGGCAGAGCGCGTGTGCAGCTTGGAGCGGCGGCTGACAG CTGCAGAGGAGACAGCTGCCAGCCCCAGGAAGAGCTCTCGGCTGGTGGGGCCTCAGCAATTCTTACCAG ACCCGGATCCTCAGAGAGGCATCCCTGGACCTGGCGTCAGGAGGCGGTGTCCTGGAGAGTCCCTCATCAACCCTGGCTTCAAGAG TAAGAAGCCAGCCAGCGGTGTGGATTTTGATGATCTCTGA
- the PAXX gene encoding protein PAXX isoform X2, which produces MVPVPVPPPLLSPPLCTLPPGTGPARFVCYCEGEGVGAKGQGGFNIYVTDAAELWSTCFTPESLAALKARFGLSAAEDITRRFRTACEQQAVAFTLQEDGASLTVSGGPLALDLNLSKVPGPEAAPRLQALTLGLAERVCSLERRLTEETAASPRKSSRLVGPQQFLPDPDPQRGIPGPGVRRRCPGESLINPGFKRSQPAVWILMISDVQQKMILLGAGTRRGAAPETSQRPPACPAVQRQQTLSSLPIK; this is translated from the exons ATGGTGCCGGTGCCggtgccgccgccgctgctgtcGCCGCCTCTCTGCACGCTGCCGCCGGGCACCGGGCCCGCGCGCTTCGTGTGCTACTGCGAGGGGGAAGGAGTTGGGGCCAAAGGCCAAGGCGGCTTCAACATCTA tgTGACAGACGCCGCGGAGCTTTGGAGCACCTGCTTCACGCCGGAGAGCCTGGCGGCCCTC AAAGCCCGTTTTGGCCTGAGTGCAGCTGAGGACATCACCCGCAGGTTCAG gacagcCTGTGAGCAGCAAGCTGTGGCTTTCACCCTGCAGGAAGACGGAGCATCCCTGACCGTTTCAGGGGGGCCCTTGGCACTGGACTTGAACCTCTCCAAGGTGCCAGGCCCAGAGGCAGCCCCCAGGTTGCAGGCACTGACACTGGGCCTGGCAGAGCGCGTGTGCAGCTTGGAGCGGCGGCTGACAG AGGAGACAGCTGCCAGCCCCAGGAAGAGCTCTCGGCTGGTGGGGCCTCAGCAATTCTTACCAG ACCCGGATCCTCAGAGAGGCATCCCTGGACCTGGCGTCAGGAGGCGGTGTCCTGGAGAGTCCCTCATCAACCCTGGCTTCAAGAG AAGCCAGCCAGCGGTGTGGATTTTGATGATCTCTGACGTGCAGCAAAAAATGATCCTGCTGGGAGCTGGAACGAGGCGAGGAGCAGCCCCTGAGACCTCACAACGTCCACCTGCCTGTCCTGCCGTCCAGCGGCAACAAACCTTGAGCTCCCTCCCCATCAAATAA
- the PAXX gene encoding protein PAXX isoform X6 encodes MVPVPVPPPLLSPPLCTLPPGTGPARFVCYCEGEGVGAKGQGGFNIYVTDAAELWSTCFTPESLAALVGRRSIPDRFRGALGTGLEPLQGARPRGSPQVAGTDTGPGRARVQLGAAADSCRGDSCQPQEELSAGGASAILTRPGSSERHPWTWRQEAVSWRVPHQPWLQEKPASGVDFDDL; translated from the exons ATGGTGCCGGTGCCggtgccgccgccgctgctgtcGCCGCCTCTCTGCACGCTGCCGCCGGGCACCGGGCCCGCGCGCTTCGTGTGCTACTGCGAGGGGGAAGGAGTTGGGGCCAAAGGCCAAGGCGGCTTCAACATCTA tgTGACAGACGCCGCGGAGCTTTGGAGCACCTGCTTCACGCCGGAGAGCCTGGCGGCCCTCGTGG GAAGACGGAGCATCCCTGACCGTTTCAGGGGGGCCCTTGGCACTGGACTTGAACCTCTCCAAGGTGCCAGGCCCAGAGGCAGCCCCCAGGTTGCAGGCACTGACACTGGGCCTGGCAGAGCGCGTGTGCAGCTTGGAGCGGCGGCTGACAG CTGCAGAGGAGACAGCTGCCAGCCCCAGGAAGAGCTCTCGGCTGGTGGGGCCTCAGCAATTCTTACCAG ACCCGGATCCTCAGAGAGGCATCCCTGGACCTGGCGTCAGGAGGCGGTGTCCTGGAGAGTCCCTCATCAACCCTGGCTTCAAGAG AAGCCAGCCAGCGGTGTGGATTTTGATGATCTCTGA
- the PAXX gene encoding protein PAXX isoform X5, with the protein MVPVPVPPPLLSPPLCTLPPGTGPARFVCYCEGEGVGAKGQGGFNIYVTDAAELWSTCFTPESLAALVGNGAPGRAWQPPAPHTCSAGHLWGGRRSIPDRFRGALGTGLEPLQGARPRGSPQVAGTDTGPGRARVQLGAAADSCRGDSCQPQEELSAGGASAILTRPGSSERHPWTWRQEAVSWRVPHQPWLQEKPASGVDFDDL; encoded by the exons ATGGTGCCGGTGCCggtgccgccgccgctgctgtcGCCGCCTCTCTGCACGCTGCCGCCGGGCACCGGGCCCGCGCGCTTCGTGTGCTACTGCGAGGGGGAAGGAGTTGGGGCCAAAGGCCAAGGCGGCTTCAACATCTA tgTGACAGACGCCGCGGAGCTTTGGAGCACCTGCTTCACGCCGGAGAGCCTGGCGGCCCTCGTGGGTAACGGGGCTCCTGGGCGTGCCTGGCAGCCCCCAGCTCCCCATACCTGCAGTGCGGGCCACCTATGGGGCG GAAGACGGAGCATCCCTGACCGTTTCAGGGGGGCCCTTGGCACTGGACTTGAACCTCTCCAAGGTGCCAGGCCCAGAGGCAGCCCCCAGGTTGCAGGCACTGACACTGGGCCTGGCAGAGCGCGTGTGCAGCTTGGAGCGGCGGCTGACAG CTGCAGAGGAGACAGCTGCCAGCCCCAGGAAGAGCTCTCGGCTGGTGGGGCCTCAGCAATTCTTACCAG ACCCGGATCCTCAGAGAGGCATCCCTGGACCTGGCGTCAGGAGGCGGTGTCCTGGAGAGTCCCTCATCAACCCTGGCTTCAAGAG AAGCCAGCCAGCGGTGTGGATTTTGATGATCTCTGA
- the PAXX gene encoding protein PAXX isoform X1 codes for MVPVPVPPPLLSPPLCTLPPGTGPARFVCYCEGEGVGAKGQGGFNIYVTDAAELWSTCFTPESLAALKARFGLSAAEDITRRFRTACEQQAVAFTLQEDGASLTVSGGPLALDLNLSKVPGPEAAPRLQALTLGLAERVCSLERRLTAAEETAASPRKSSRLVGPQQFLPDPDPQRGIPGPGVRRRCPGESLINPGFKRSQPAVWILMISDVQQKMILLGAGTRRGAAPETSQRPPACPAVQRQQTLSSLPIK; via the exons ATGGTGCCGGTGCCggtgccgccgccgctgctgtcGCCGCCTCTCTGCACGCTGCCGCCGGGCACCGGGCCCGCGCGCTTCGTGTGCTACTGCGAGGGGGAAGGAGTTGGGGCCAAAGGCCAAGGCGGCTTCAACATCTA tgTGACAGACGCCGCGGAGCTTTGGAGCACCTGCTTCACGCCGGAGAGCCTGGCGGCCCTC AAAGCCCGTTTTGGCCTGAGTGCAGCTGAGGACATCACCCGCAGGTTCAG gacagcCTGTGAGCAGCAAGCTGTGGCTTTCACCCTGCAGGAAGACGGAGCATCCCTGACCGTTTCAGGGGGGCCCTTGGCACTGGACTTGAACCTCTCCAAGGTGCCAGGCCCAGAGGCAGCCCCCAGGTTGCAGGCACTGACACTGGGCCTGGCAGAGCGCGTGTGCAGCTTGGAGCGGCGGCTGACAG CTGCAGAGGAGACAGCTGCCAGCCCCAGGAAGAGCTCTCGGCTGGTGGGGCCTCAGCAATTCTTACCAG ACCCGGATCCTCAGAGAGGCATCCCTGGACCTGGCGTCAGGAGGCGGTGTCCTGGAGAGTCCCTCATCAACCCTGGCTTCAAGAG AAGCCAGCCAGCGGTGTGGATTTTGATGATCTCTGACGTGCAGCAAAAAATGATCCTGCTGGGAGCTGGAACGAGGCGAGGAGCAGCCCCTGAGACCTCACAACGTCCACCTGCCTGTCCTGCCGTCCAGCGGCAACAAACCTTGAGCTCCCTCCCCATCAAATAA
- the PAXX gene encoding protein PAXX isoform X3, which translates to MVPVPVPPPLLSPPLCTLPPGTGPARFVCYCEGEGVGAKGQGGFNIYVTDAAELWSTCFTPESLAALEDGASLTVSGGPLALDLNLSKVPGPEAAPRLQALTLGLAERVCSLERRLTAAEETAASPRKSSRLVGPQQFLPDPDPQRGIPGPGVRRRCPGESLINPGFKRSQPAVWILMISDVQQKMILLGAGTRRGAAPETSQRPPACPAVQRQQTLSSLPIK; encoded by the exons ATGGTGCCGGTGCCggtgccgccgccgctgctgtcGCCGCCTCTCTGCACGCTGCCGCCGGGCACCGGGCCCGCGCGCTTCGTGTGCTACTGCGAGGGGGAAGGAGTTGGGGCCAAAGGCCAAGGCGGCTTCAACATCTA tgTGACAGACGCCGCGGAGCTTTGGAGCACCTGCTTCACGCCGGAGAGCCTGGCGGCCCTC GAAGACGGAGCATCCCTGACCGTTTCAGGGGGGCCCTTGGCACTGGACTTGAACCTCTCCAAGGTGCCAGGCCCAGAGGCAGCCCCCAGGTTGCAGGCACTGACACTGGGCCTGGCAGAGCGCGTGTGCAGCTTGGAGCGGCGGCTGACAG CTGCAGAGGAGACAGCTGCCAGCCCCAGGAAGAGCTCTCGGCTGGTGGGGCCTCAGCAATTCTTACCAG ACCCGGATCCTCAGAGAGGCATCCCTGGACCTGGCGTCAGGAGGCGGTGTCCTGGAGAGTCCCTCATCAACCCTGGCTTCAAGAG AAGCCAGCCAGCGGTGTGGATTTTGATGATCTCTGACGTGCAGCAAAAAATGATCCTGCTGGGAGCTGGAACGAGGCGAGGAGCAGCCCCTGAGACCTCACAACGTCCACCTGCCTGTCCTGCCGTCCAGCGGCAACAAACCTTGAGCTCCCTCCCCATCAAATAA